One window from the genome of Penaeus monodon isolate SGIC_2016 chromosome 4, NSTDA_Pmon_1, whole genome shotgun sequence encodes:
- the LOC119569958 gene encoding uncharacterized protein LOC119569958, whose protein sequence is MDSLEDIGFSRTQLLLLLTIVFWVNPAKTDIGQQCLSDMDCDPYISEERCRDGWCHCSSIEYSETSLAPECDALIMLTSRFCSSLLTCPDYSKCEEGIGCVCDEGYIKVASACKPRVFQEVLQPCYSENGTVYICDLSQHSICSGGKCICFDTFLPNTTSGQCEPEKDFLIANDLDEYCVTTGEYCKYDTHCIEGLECQDNVCSCPRSCTYKKEKEICDCGETDNTVAPICVGVFSGILIIGFWITTINRTIDSHKQKQNIHHVEESTSEQSTPRAYPLTPVASSALTETTAEQNTGGTEVTPRETQADQLPTKAAAPYPMNPLAPPPAQSIGFQNPASNPASLPGCPPYSFNTPEAHSFAPTAPNEPPPPYSLYPSQDQSLPSHTPSQFPNATAPPVSESSSTIPCPPNPSALPYPYNP, encoded by the exons ATGGATTCCCTGGAGGACATAGGATTCTCGAGAACCCAGCTCCTACTTCTACTAACTATTGTATTTTGGGTAAATCCTGCAA AAACAGATATTGGCCAGCAATGCTTGAGTGATATGGACTGTGACCCTTATATCAGTGAAGAACGCTGCAGGGATGGATGGTGCCATTGTAGCTCTATAGAGTACAGTGAAACTTCTTTGGCTCCTGAATGTGATGCACTTATAATGT tgACCAGCAGATTTTGTTCATCACTGTTGACTTGTCCAGATTACAGTAAATGTGAAGAAGgaataggttgtgtgtgtgatgaaggATACATAAAGGTTGCTTCTGCATGTAAACCGA gaGTGTTCCAGGAAGTTCTTCAGCCATGCTACTCTGAGAATGGGACAGTGTATATTTGTGATCTTAGCCAACACAGCATCTGTAGTGGAGGGAAATGTATATGTTTTGA TACCTTCTTGCCCAACACAACCAGTGGCCAGTGTGAACCTGAGAAGGATTTTCTAATTGCTAATGATCTTGATG AGTACTGCGTTACAACTGGTGAATATTGCAAATACGATACACACTGTATTGAGGGATTGGAGTGTCAGGACAATGTGTGTTCATGCCCCAG gTCCTGTACAtacaagaaggaaaaggaaatatgtGACTGTGGAGAAACCGACAATACTGTTGCTCCAATATGTGTAGGTGTTTTCTCAGGTATATTGATAATTGGATTTTGGATCACAACTATTAACAGGACGATTGACAG ccATAAGCAAAAGCAGAATATTCATCATGTAGAAGAATCTACTTCAGAACAATCAACTCCACGTGCATATCCTCTTACTCCAGTTGCTTCTTCAGCACTAACTGAAACAACTGCAGAACAGAATACAGGTGGCACTGAGGTTACACCAAGGGAAACACAGGCTGATCAGTTGCCAACAAAAGCAGCAGCACCATATCCAATGAATCCTCTGGCACCACCACCAGCACAGTCCATAGGCTTTCAGAACCCTGCTTCAAATCCAGCTTCATTACCTGGGTGTCCTCCGTACTCCTTTAACACCCCAGAAGCCCATAGTTTTGCTCCCACGGCACCTAATGAACCTCCTCCACCATACTCTCTTTACCCTTCACAAGATCAAAGCTTACCATCTCACACTCCAAGTCAGTTTCCTAATGCCACTGCACCACCTGTTTCAGAAAGTTCATCAACAATACCATGCCCTCCCAATCCCTCAGCTCTACCTTATCCATACAATCCTTGA